The genomic region TATGTGAACATGTTTAAAAGAGAAGGGTTTAGAAAAAGTGTCTTTACTATAGGAAATATGCATTACACAGTTGCCTACAATGATATGCAggcatttatttagtttttatttttgttaacGAGAAACATCTAATAGAACAGGCCCAGCCAAAATTACATTGGCCCACCCAAAATTTAAATCCTGGTGCCGCGGctggtctgagggcttcttaacatttaacaaactatgaatgtgtcatacccacttaacgggaaaaaactcagctatcagacaatattaacaaTTTTTAGTTAAACGAAACACAAGGGTAATAGCAAGCCTCGGAATTAGCACTAAGAAATATtgtattacttatcggatctgcacaaacaagatatcatatgaaagctgagattccacagaatCCAGAGGTATACGTATAATCACTGTGCGACCAAAACTCACTGCAGCTAAGACAAATCCAGACAACACACCACTTAGCTTTACGGAGCCAAAACGGCCAAAACTTTTGCTATTTTCTCATCAAAAGttatgttcaatggcattaaaacgataaaaacgctgcttaagTTTAATCCAatttgtctgtgtcactttgaaatgattactgataatccatcataagATTTATGTCAAAAACGGAGATTTCATATCAAGCTGCTTTGAGAGCTATGAGAGCTACGacccagcttccggttttgggcattctggctacgcgtcactcattcaccaatgggtaatggttagatggattttaggaacttcccatcgattccattggctccaacggttcaaaacaggtgtcaatcatcaaaatcgaccaatgggttccagagatatggaaaatccacccaaatgacccgagaagttttttctttttctaaacttctctaaaaaggtcaaatttcacttgttttgggtcaatcttgatacagggtacttattatatgttatagtttggattcctaaagcttttagtctactatcccatcattcaagggtggttttcactataagtaatgttttttttttggacggacactatcatttacatttgATAATGACGGATGGCAGAGCACTCCATCAATGTCTGACTTGGTGGCAGAGGACCCGCCTCATATTCAGAAGGGCTCATTCTAAGCTAATGGGAATACAATATTCTTATTTTAAATTgaacattattttgtaattttaCACTAATGAAAACTAGTTATCAGTATTATATTATATGTCTGCTATTTGATCCCCCAAACAATGGtacttaaaataataaaacaaatacaaaaatagattaaaatatatttgtaccattcaaatgaaaatgtatttaaatggtCTCTCTCTTCCTTGCTGCCCATGGAGAACAgattgaggtgggcaccgtagCTCCAGACCCCCCCTCTGCAGCAAGCCTGCCCACAGCTGAGTACCATGAGGAGGAGCTGACCCTGCCCCCAGCTCCCGTCACTCTGGACTTCAAGGGACCGGGTCTCTTTGGCCCTGATACTGGCCTTGGTAGGTCAAAGCATCAACTGTGTGTACAGCTACAGGTTAGCATAAATACTATTAAGTACTAAGTATTAATGTGTGAGCTGTGTTGTGTTGCTGCATATGTTTAGATGTGTTTGCACAGGTATTACAATCTAAACTCTGTATGTGCAGGTATGCCCACCtgcttgctgtgtgtgtgtattggtgGGAGTGTGTACTGTGATGACACAGGCCTGGATCAGATCCCACTCCTTCCTAAAGACACCACCCATTTTTATGGCCGCTTCAACAACATTCGACATGTCAAGAACACAGACTTTAACTACCTCAGTAAGGAATCACTTTGATTATTTGAACCACCATACACTCTAAGATAAATGATGTATGAttgaagatatttttgtttttttgataTAGATCAACTCCAGTCCATTGATCTGACAGGGAACCAGATTTCAGGGATGGATGAGGATGTGTTTCTGTCTCTGCCGCAGCTTCACCAGTTGCTGCTGGCTGATAACAACCTGCAGAGCATGCCTGAGCTGCCAATCACCATGAAATACATCGATCTACGCAACAACAGGCTGATCAGTAATGGGGTACATTCTGAGGGGTTCAAGGTAAATAtcgtatacatttaaaaaaaaaatctgatctGATCTGAATCCATTTTGCATTTTTAAATTAATATAGCATATATTTAGAAAATATCCAAAAGAGAAAAATCTGTAATTGGTAATAATcatgcagtggcggttctacgggctggcacggggtggcagctgccacctcagaaaaatgccttgccaccccagctgccaccccagttggcagctttgttttgaaagaaaagttgtggctcatcggacatttatgagagaaaatctctaatgtccgagtgcaagtgaatgcagcacaagacgcgagccttgtaacccctcccccccctGGCGCGAgcttggaaatatgattggcggcgatttcatttgaacgggaggacagcgcaaaacgagaagcatttagGATCCAAGTAGacagaaggaatgaggtatttgcagtCAGggtcagggtatggctggggtaggctacagccataccaagaaatggcttagccccaccatgaacaatgatgttaaagtaagcaaaataaagtctgccaactcgcgcggagtaaattgcacagacagcagttagtaagattgatttcagtagccacttgtctggaaatatcGAAGacgagaaacggttttgaaaacttttgtcacatagtgatcgtcttcttaatagaacatctttgataatgtcttctggccaatcagaatcacgataacggcgtggtgttgttgcaggaagtcccgacggagaatacttttcctgtagtacatctctatatacatcgatacaacattacgtgttgattgaaatcaacacgtaatgaaataagagcccacggtttgatgattgatgggtgtgtgggctgtctttcattttgacacacagaacaatgggggctatccacccttatccacaatgtaaagtcattcacagcctcttccctcttctctctgtgaggagcagcaggttcagctttcagaacaaagtaacacaaaactaaaatggcattcatttttttaaatatgtcatgt from Pseudochaenichthys georgianus chromosome 5, fPseGeo1.2, whole genome shotgun sequence harbors:
- the optc gene encoding opticin; translated protein: MSLMMALVLAVVFMGPSPNMAAPAGVTDDEAFDLDNYSLNSEMDWENLDVNIYGDSYDYDDLDQEIEVGTVAPDPPSAASLPTAEYHEEELTLPPAPVTLDFKGPGLFGPDTGLGMPTCLLCVCIGGSVYCDDTGLDQIPLLPKDTTHFYGRFNNIRHVKNTDFNYLNQLQSIDLTGNQISGMDEDVFLSLPQLHQLLLADNNLQSMPELPITMKYIDLRNNRLISNGVHSEGFKDMSQLEFLYLSDNKLDYIPVPLPLGLRVLHLQNNNIQTLYEDSFCNSHDRHFIRRNLEDIRLDGNPLNIQLFPQAYVCLPRLPVGSH